In a genomic window of Nitrosarchaeum sp.:
- a CDS encoding polyprenyl synthetase family protein, whose translation MDRKNIEINPLLETYGKYIDKINHALDRELSLYSESEFIEPLKYSLEGGKRIRPIILSLAAESVGKIDDNTLAAACAVEFLHMESIIHDDIIDNETMRRLKEPFHIKYGYNTSVLTGDFVLGLILAISSRLNNARITKDLATTAMLMSEGEMIESRLETSEDVTFDDYLKVIEYKTATAFEVAARIGAIIANGSEEEIEALTEYGKNIGIAYQIRDDLLDWKNEDKLFNLLIKKSSDPRDVFNKMEDLLKEFSDKSRTSLRKIADNNAKINLDNLIKFTTFKA comes from the coding sequence TTGGACAGGAAAAATATTGAGATAAATCCATTACTTGAAACATATGGTAAGTATATCGACAAAATTAACCACGCATTAGATAGAGAACTATCACTGTATTCTGAATCTGAATTTATTGAACCATTAAAATATTCATTAGAAGGTGGAAAACGGATTAGACCAATTATCTTATCTTTAGCAGCTGAGAGTGTAGGAAAAATTGATGATAATACTTTGGCAGCAGCATGTGCAGTAGAATTTTTGCATATGGAATCAATCATACATGACGATATTATCGATAATGAAACTATGAGAAGACTAAAAGAGCCATTTCATATAAAATATGGATACAATACAAGTGTATTAACTGGAGATTTTGTTTTAGGATTAATTCTTGCCATTTCTTCAAGATTAAACAATGCAAGAATTACAAAGGATTTAGCAACAACAGCTATGTTGATGAGTGAAGGTGAAATGATAGAAAGCAGATTAGAAACTAGCGAAGATGTTACTTTTGATGATTACCTTAAAGTGATTGAATACAAAACTGCTACTGCATTTGAAGTTGCTGCAAGAATAGGTGCAATAATTGCAAACGGTAGCGAAGAAGAGATAGAAGCACTTACAGAATATGGTAAAAACATAGGAATTGCATATCAAATAAGAGATGATTTGTTAGACTGGAAGAATGAAGATAAATTATTTAATTTATTGATCAAGAAAAGTTCTGATCCTAGAGACGTATTCAACAAAATGGAGGATCTTTTAAAAGAATTTTCAGATAAATCTAGAACCAGCTTAAGAAAAATTGCAGACAATAATGCAAAAATAAACTTAGATAATCTTATAAAATTTACAACATTTAAGGCATAA
- a CDS encoding NADH-quinone oxidoreductase subunit N: MLEISSTPLVIIAILGTVGILLPIISIARKEKGSNSFYAIIAFAALIVSIGYVAYQFVDENILPSAMFSEDVLVDDAFGGFFAIAMLIVAIFTTVGSFNYMRKKNYPAVYYSLILLSTIGMVLVAYSTDLVMLFVAWELMSIPTYVLAGFMKKNPSSNEAALKYFLFGALSSAIIVYGISLSYGLTGSTNIGEVIQGYATLEPSLLPLALLSVGMFIAGFGFKMGLVPFHQWLPDTYEGAPPTITTLLAAGTKKAGFAATIRIVVLGMVVLNLDWTLALGVIAVMTMTIGNIAAIMQKNLARMLAYSSIAHAGYILIGLAVSPYSSLGLQGSLYHILNHAVMKGMAFIAVTGIITTLAVTHIDKLKGLGRRMPITALGLIISLFALAGVPPLAGFWSKLILFGGALDAGTTIWWAPWLAIAGVLNSALSLAYYGWITRKMYFEGENEKRVSEPKSIIAIMIFSIVFLVGFGVYPDPIIKFVEFAAPTFSLGVMP, translated from the coding sequence ATGTTAGAAATTAGTTCAACTCCATTGGTAATAATTGCAATACTTGGTACTGTGGGAATTCTGTTACCTATAATCAGCATTGCAAGAAAAGAAAAAGGGTCAAATTCATTTTATGCCATTATTGCATTTGCTGCATTAATAGTATCGATAGGATATGTTGCGTATCAGTTTGTTGATGAAAACATTCTTCCATCTGCAATGTTTTCCGAAGACGTTCTTGTAGATGATGCATTTGGTGGATTCTTTGCCATCGCAATGTTGATTGTTGCAATCTTCACTACAGTTGGCTCCTTTAATTACATGCGAAAGAAGAATTATCCTGCTGTATACTATTCACTAATACTGCTTTCGACAATTGGTATGGTGTTAGTAGCTTATTCTACTGACCTAGTAATGTTGTTTGTTGCTTGGGAACTTATGAGTATTCCAACATATGTTCTGGCTGGATTTATGAAAAAGAATCCAAGCTCAAATGAAGCTGCACTGAAATATTTCTTGTTTGGCGCATTATCATCTGCAATTATTGTTTATGGAATTTCACTATCTTATGGTTTAACCGGCTCGACAAATATTGGTGAAGTTATTCAGGGTTATGCAACTCTTGAGCCTTCCTTGTTGCCATTAGCATTATTATCGGTTGGAATGTTTATTGCAGGGTTTGGATTTAAAATGGGACTAGTTCCATTCCATCAATGGTTACCTGATACTTATGAAGGTGCCCCACCAACCATTACCACTTTACTTGCAGCTGGAACAAAGAAAGCGGGATTTGCAGCAACTATTAGGATAGTAGTTCTTGGAATGGTAGTACTAAATCTGGATTGGACTTTAGCTCTTGGTGTTATTGCAGTAATGACAATGACTATTGGTAACATTGCAGCAATAATGCAGAAGAATCTTGCAAGAATGTTAGCATATTCTAGTATTGCTCATGCTGGCTATATTCTAATAGGACTTGCAGTATCTCCTTACAGCTCACTTGGTTTACAAGGTTCTCTTTATCATATTTTGAATCACGCAGTAATGAAAGGAATGGCTTTCATCGCAGTTACTGGAATAATTACTACACTTGCTGTAACTCATATCGATAAACTCAAAGGACTGGGTAGAAGAATGCCTATTACCGCACTTGGATTGATAATTTCTTTATTTGCCTTAGCAGGTGTTCCTCCACTTGCTGGATTTTGGAGTAAATTGATATTATTTGGTGGTGCATTAGATGCAGGAACTACAATATGGTGGGCACCTTGGCTTGCAATAGCTGGAGTTCTAAACAGTGCTTTGTCACTTGCTTACTATGGTTGGATCACAAGAAAAATGTACTTTGAAGGAGAAAATGAAAAACGAGTATCAGAACCAAAATCAATCATTGCAATTATGATATTCTCTATCGTCTTCTTGGTAGGATTTGGTGTTTATCCAGATCCAATAATTAAATTTGTAGAATTTGCCGCTCCTACATTTAGCTTAGGCGTTATGCCTTAA
- a CDS encoding transcriptional regulator — translation MPEIWLNYGITDIVLDIRAENLEQKIDSDGKVLDDAAINEKLTTIDLTKPMELVVLHNSKSVQKIISSLFTICEQKSLPFPKILAEKKIMNLVKSGLPEGSSINEFDDADLSNSNLVFIGEIEFDGLFGYETICSRLIKKFGQESMLSAYAKRKNNVPSPGQLTESFDEAKKFADNFEIKAIEIVANSQGIVDFSIGHPSETISSTKTLESFAIKDIGHHKSMIISTGKDSSNDNLGKSLSSLWNCASAVQNGGLAILVAECKSGLGSDALQQYIEGRLTIEQLRNPTKYISGMEDLLFLSEIQKNFQIGLVSILPDYYVKKLNMVSLSGIKPSLDYILKTQGNRQKVAVVMDGARVLLR, via the coding sequence ATGCCTGAAATTTGGTTAAACTATGGTATTACTGATATTGTTCTTGATATTCGAGCAGAGAATTTAGAGCAAAAAATTGACTCTGATGGTAAAGTCTTAGATGATGCAGCGATCAATGAAAAACTCACCACAATTGATTTAACAAAACCTATGGAACTTGTGGTATTACATAATTCTAAATCTGTTCAAAAAATTATCTCATCATTATTTACAATCTGTGAGCAAAAATCATTACCTTTTCCTAAAATTTTAGCTGAGAAAAAAATAATGAATCTGGTAAAATCAGGCTTACCTGAAGGAAGTTCAATTAATGAATTTGATGACGCAGATCTTTCTAATTCTAACCTTGTTTTCATTGGTGAAATAGAGTTTGATGGATTATTTGGATATGAAACTATTTGTTCCAGATTAATCAAAAAATTTGGTCAGGAATCAATGCTTTCTGCATATGCAAAAAGAAAAAATAATGTTCCATCTCCAGGACAATTAACCGAAAGTTTTGATGAAGCAAAAAAATTTGCCGATAATTTTGAAATCAAAGCAATTGAAATTGTTGCAAATTCCCAAGGTATTGTTGATTTTTCAATAGGACATCCATCTGAAACTATCTCATCTACAAAAACCCTCGAATCGTTTGCAATCAAAGATATTGGTCATCACAAATCAATGATAATTAGCACTGGTAAAGATTCTAGTAATGATAATCTTGGAAAATCTCTTTCATCTCTTTGGAATTGTGCTAGTGCTGTACAAAATGGAGGTCTGGCAATCTTAGTGGCAGAATGCAAATCTGGTTTAGGCTCTGATGCACTACAACAATACATTGAGGGTAGATTAACTATTGAACAACTTAGAAATCCAACTAAATACATTTCTGGAATGGAAGATTTATTATTTTTATCTGAAATTCAAAAAAACTTTCAGATTGGTTTGGTTTCAATTCTACCTGATTACTATGTTAAAAAATTAAACATGGTTTCGTTATCTGGAATTAAGCCCTCATTAGATTATATTCTGAAAACACAAGGTAATAGACAAAAAGTTGCAGTTGTAATGGATGGAGCTAGAGTTTTACTAAGATAA
- the pyrE gene encoding orotate phosphoribosyltransferase — protein MEFIKEFSTFLMQKEIIKFGDFTLASGKKSSYYVDLRLIPSYPHQFRTMVKNLQNNIAEDIGLDSFDSLVSVPTGGLIIASALAIEIVKPLIYVRSKPKDYGTTKSVEGQIHKGMRVVMIDDVATTGGSVVNAIKLLKDANITIEDAYVIVNRMEGAEEALKELGVKLHSLTNVMQITQALHEQKFIEDDILEKVRKQIDG, from the coding sequence ATGGAATTCATAAAAGAATTTTCAACCTTTTTGATGCAAAAAGAAATCATAAAATTTGGAGATTTTACACTTGCAAGTGGTAAAAAGAGTTCATACTATGTAGATTTAAGGCTAATTCCTAGCTATCCTCATCAATTTAGAACTATGGTAAAAAATCTACAAAACAACATTGCAGAAGACATAGGATTAGATAGTTTTGATTCTTTAGTATCAGTTCCTACAGGAGGTTTAATTATTGCATCAGCATTAGCGATTGAAATAGTCAAACCGTTAATCTATGTAAGAAGCAAACCAAAAGATTATGGTACTACAAAGTCAGTTGAAGGACAAATTCACAAAGGAATGAGAGTTGTAATGATAGATGATGTTGCAACTACAGGGGGTTCTGTTGTGAATGCTATAAAATTATTGAAGGATGCCAACATAACAATAGAAGATGCATATGTAATCGTAAATAGAATGGAAGGTGCAGAAGAAGCACTCAAAGAATTAGGAGTTAAATTGCATTCTCTTACTAATGTAATGCAAATTACACAGGCATTACACGAACAAAAATTCATAGAAGATGATATTTTAGAAAAAGTAAGAAAACAGATTGATGGGTAA
- a CDS encoding NADH-quinone oxidoreductase subunit 5 family protein, translating into MATEALGLPFEIGASSAWLIWILPFIAALIMPGVGKISKRSTGYVAVGFALMSALSAASLLPMALEAHEVHDQISWISSIGLKAGVLADPLSIIMANVVAWISFLIMIYSTGYMKGDKSITRFWFWMMFFIGSMQLIVLSDNLLQVFFGWEGVGLASYALISFWYRDKKKDHVGTEGRTVLGLLDYYSPTHAGMKAFIMTKVGDVMMIAGMLLIFLFAGTFGFRELMHDTAWATSMSAQGLLIPAFVLLFGGAIGKSAQFPLNEWLLEAMTGPTAVSALIHAATMVKAGVFLVMRLAPLVFALSAAGILADQFFEIILLVGATTALLLGLQGMVNSEIKKVLAYSTGSQIGYMMMVLGIAGLSEQFVNGFTAGFFHLISHAMFKASLFMAAGSLLHVVGSRFMTDMGGLRKHMKKTYAFMWAAGLGLMGAPFITTGFWSKDSIFGAVYTSGHEWAMPIFAIAVLTAVITAFYTTRMLGLVFYGSKSKHIQKMEEEGHHIHEAPLSMWVPYGILAVLTIAIGLIGLSFEVGLHELFTEYLEESFGIHSIHHEIENSILPGFLDGINPVALAASLAAFGIGTGLGYVFYIGRWVDPVKFVNSNIFFYAIHKVILNRFYLNAIIYWCFVVAPLWLSRGVFRYFEKTAIDYGMNSGLQKAVGWSAKVVQGTQTGVAQSYLFVFGAGLLFVVLILLI; encoded by the coding sequence ATGGCTACTGAAGCATTAGGTTTACCCTTTGAAATAGGCGCATCAAGTGCATGGTTGATTTGGATTCTACCTTTCATTGCAGCTTTAATCATGCCAGGAGTTGGAAAAATATCCAAACGATCAACTGGTTATGTTGCAGTGGGTTTTGCTTTAATGAGTGCTCTTTCAGCAGCATCCCTATTGCCAATGGCATTAGAAGCACATGAAGTTCATGATCAAATTTCTTGGATTAGTTCGATTGGTTTGAAAGCTGGTGTATTAGCTGATCCTCTTTCAATAATTATGGCAAATGTAGTTGCATGGATTTCGTTCCTCATTATGATTTACAGTACAGGATACATGAAAGGCGATAAATCGATTACAAGATTTTGGTTCTGGATGATGTTCTTTATTGGTTCAATGCAATTAATTGTATTATCTGATAATTTACTACAGGTCTTCTTTGGTTGGGAAGGTGTAGGACTTGCATCATATGCATTGATCAGCTTTTGGTATCGTGATAAAAAGAAAGATCATGTTGGCACTGAAGGACGAACTGTTCTTGGACTGTTAGATTATTATTCTCCAACTCATGCTGGAATGAAAGCTTTCATCATGACCAAAGTAGGTGATGTGATGATGATTGCTGGTATGCTTTTGATATTCTTGTTTGCTGGAACATTTGGATTTAGAGAATTAATGCATGATACAGCTTGGGCAACATCAATGTCTGCGCAAGGTCTCTTAATTCCTGCGTTTGTATTATTATTTGGTGGTGCAATTGGTAAATCTGCACAATTCCCACTTAACGAATGGTTATTGGAAGCAATGACTGGTCCAACCGCAGTTTCAGCTTTGATTCATGCTGCAACTATGGTAAAAGCAGGTGTTTTCTTAGTAATGAGATTGGCACCACTAGTTTTTGCTTTAAGTGCTGCCGGAATTTTGGCAGATCAATTCTTTGAAATAATTCTCTTGGTTGGTGCTACAACTGCACTTCTATTAGGACTTCAGGGAATGGTTAATTCTGAAATTAAAAAAGTACTTGCATATTCTACAGGTTCTCAAATTGGTTACATGATGATGGTGTTAGGAATTGCTGGATTGTCAGAACAATTTGTTAATGGATTTACTGCAGGTTTCTTTCATCTAATTTCTCATGCAATGTTTAAAGCATCATTATTCATGGCAGCTGGTTCATTGTTACATGTTGTAGGTTCAAGATTCATGACAGATATGGGTGGATTACGAAAACACATGAAAAAGACTTATGCGTTTATGTGGGCTGCTGGTCTTGGATTAATGGGTGCCCCATTTATCACAACTGGTTTCTGGAGTAAAGATTCTATTTTTGGTGCTGTTTATACATCAGGACATGAATGGGCAATGCCAATATTTGCAATTGCCGTACTGACAGCAGTAATAACTGCATTTTACACAACTAGAATGTTGGGATTAGTATTCTATGGTTCAAAGAGTAAACATATTCAAAAAATGGAAGAAGAAGGACATCACATTCATGAAGCTCCATTATCTATGTGGGTGCCATATGGAATTCTAGCTGTACTTACAATTGCTATCGGTCTAATTGGTTTGTCATTTGAAGTAGGATTACATGAATTATTTACTGAATATCTTGAAGAATCATTTGGAATTCATTCTATACATCATGAAATTGAAAACTCTATACTGCCCGGATTCTTAGACGGAATTAATCCTGTTGCATTAGCGGCATCACTAGCTGCGTTTGGAATTGGAACTGGATTAGGATATGTATTTTATATTGGCAGATGGGTTGATCCAGTTAAATTTGTAAATTCAAATATTTTCTTTTATGCTATTCATAAAGTAATTTTGAATCGATTTTACCTTAATGCAATTATTTATTGGTGCTTTGTAGTGGCTCCACTATGGCTTTCAAGAGGAGTATTCAGATATTTTGAAAAGACTGCTATTGATTATGGAATGAATAGTGGATTACAAAAAGCAGTTGGTTGGAGTGCTAAAGTAGTTCAAGGAACTCAAACCGGTGTAGCACAATCATATCTATTCGTATTTGGAGCTGGATTACTATTTGTAGTCTTGATATTGTTGATATAG
- a CDS encoding N-acetyltransferase, producing the protein MQVILRQLGDCNIRRADPSDLIPVMEINLKTLPEHYSDYFYESLLAEIPEAFIVAEIGGKHVGYIMCKTEYGFSNFKKLGFVKKGHMVSVAVLDEYRKKGIGKALVEESIHGVKLKKCDEFYLEVRCSNNDAVRLYEKLGFIIRQKLNAYYRDGEDAYLMAIELD; encoded by the coding sequence ATGCAAGTAATTCTCAGGCAATTGGGCGATTGTAACATCCGGAGAGCAGATCCCAGCGATCTTATTCCAGTCATGGAAATAAATCTGAAGACCCTTCCTGAACACTATTCTGATTATTTCTATGAAAGCTTGTTAGCTGAAATACCTGAGGCATTTATTGTTGCAGAAATTGGAGGAAAACATGTTGGTTACATAATGTGTAAAACTGAATATGGATTTTCAAATTTTAAAAAATTAGGATTTGTAAAAAAAGGTCATATGGTATCAGTTGCAGTTCTTGATGAATATAGAAAAAAAGGAATAGGAAAAGCATTAGTTGAAGAATCTATACATGGTGTTAAACTCAAAAAATGTGATGAGTTCTATCTTGAAGTAAGATGCAGTAATAATGATGCTGTTAGATTATATGAAAAATTAGGATTTATTATTAGACAAAAACTTAATGCATATTATCGTGACGGTGAAGATGCTTATCTAATGGCAATTGAATTAGATTAG
- a CDS encoding site-2 protease family protein — MSEPSQDDVISLVNSLFEVDQFNKGMYALEFRISDNNFKSKFEDLARKLENMSYVCKLEQMDDGKYLIIQKFTPKKQRKWVSTSWTPRILFAIVITFVMIDGFYRTAGTNSIINIGDPLEMAGIYTLSLLGILGVHELGHIVAAKIHRLKTTWPFFIPGIPIMGIPTFGAFIQSRGLTINREILFDVAIAGPIAGLIIAIIVSMYGAYTAPILQEDVAQGLFAESRLIEWNQGEPLLMTASLALFGKGGSGHEVIMTPVLFAAWIGFLITFLNLLPAWQLDGGHMARTLLGSKLHRYATFGSMAILVLLNYWLMAMLILVLSSRNPSATPLDDISPLSKNRKIAYIGIIGLAILCAPIPSNFMFNFLS; from the coding sequence ATGAGTGAACCTTCTCAAGATGATGTGATTTCACTAGTTAATTCATTATTTGAAGTAGATCAGTTCAACAAAGGAATGTATGCATTGGAATTTAGGATTAGCGATAATAATTTTAAATCAAAATTTGAGGATTTGGCGAGAAAATTAGAAAATATGAGTTATGTCTGTAAACTGGAACAAATGGATGATGGTAAATATCTAATAATTCAAAAATTTACTCCAAAAAAACAAAGAAAGTGGGTAAGCACTTCTTGGACTCCACGAATTTTGTTTGCAATTGTTATTACTTTTGTAATGATTGATGGGTTTTATCGTACTGCTGGAACTAACTCCATTATCAATATAGGAGATCCATTAGAGATGGCAGGAATCTATACGCTGTCACTTTTAGGAATTTTAGGAGTTCATGAATTAGGCCACATAGTTGCAGCTAAAATTCATAGATTAAAAACAACATGGCCATTTTTCATACCAGGAATTCCAATTATGGGCATTCCTACTTTTGGTGCATTTATTCAATCACGTGGATTAACAATTAATCGTGAAATTTTATTTGATGTAGCTATTGCAGGACCAATTGCAGGATTAATAATTGCAATAATAGTTTCAATGTATGGAGCATACACGGCACCTATATTACAAGAAGATGTTGCTCAAGGACTTTTTGCAGAGTCTAGATTAATTGAATGGAATCAAGGTGAACCATTATTGATGACTGCAAGTTTAGCATTATTTGGAAAAGGTGGATCTGGTCATGAAGTAATAATGACGCCAGTGTTGTTTGCAGCTTGGATTGGATTTTTAATTACATTTTTGAATTTATTACCAGCATGGCAGTTAGATGGAGGACATATGGCAAGAACATTACTTGGATCTAAACTTCACAGATATGCAACGTTTGGAAGTATGGCAATTCTTGTTTTATTAAATTATTGGCTAATGGCGATGCTAATTCTTGTTTTAAGTTCAAGAAACCCTAGTGCAACACCACTTGATGATATCTCGCCATTATCAAAAAACAGAAAAATAGCATACATTGGAATCATAGGATTAGCTATTTTGTGCGCTCCTATACCTTCAAATTTTATGTTTAATTTCTTATCTTAG
- a CDS encoding class I SAM-dependent methyltransferase, producing MLKKALESILSEQESQELISSFDQIGDIIIVRIPDSLLSKKKVIGETLLKQVKIAKSVFYQASAVEGDFRTRNLEILAGDNKTETEYKEFGCKFTVDVENAFFSPRLSTERERISNLVQNGETVVNMFAGVGMFSVMIAKKKKCTVYSIDINPIAAKLCEKNIKSNKLVGNIVSINGDALQIIQEQLQNKSDRTLMLLPERSDEFLESAINATKNGGIIHYYSHIHADKKSDAGKLSEEHYLQISPVKSEILGSKIVRAVGPRYYQTVVDVKISK from the coding sequence ATGCTAAAAAAGGCATTGGAAAGCATACTCAGCGAGCAAGAAAGTCAAGAACTTATCTCATCTTTTGATCAGATCGGTGATATAATTATAGTAAGGATTCCAGATTCATTACTTTCAAAGAAAAAAGTAATTGGTGAGACTCTGTTAAAACAAGTAAAAATTGCAAAAAGTGTTTTTTATCAAGCATCTGCCGTAGAAGGAGATTTTCGCACAAGAAATTTAGAAATTTTAGCAGGTGATAACAAAACAGAAACAGAATACAAGGAATTTGGCTGTAAATTTACAGTAGATGTTGAAAATGCATTCTTTTCTCCTAGATTATCTACAGAACGGGAAAGAATATCCAATTTAGTTCAGAATGGAGAAACGGTAGTCAATATGTTTGCAGGGGTAGGCATGTTCTCAGTCATGATTGCAAAAAAAAAGAAATGTACAGTGTATAGCATAGACATTAATCCAATTGCAGCAAAACTATGTGAAAAAAATATCAAATCAAATAAACTTGTAGGAAATATAGTCTCAATTAATGGAGATGCATTACAAATAATTCAAGAACAATTACAGAATAAATCGGATAGAACTTTAATGCTGCTACCTGAAAGATCAGATGAGTTTTTAGAATCTGCCATTAATGCAACTAAAAATGGAGGAATTATTCACTATTATTCACATATTCATGCAGATAAAAAATCAGATGCAGGAAAACTTTCTGAAGAACATTATTTGCAGATCTCACCTGTCAAATCAGAAATTTTGGGATCAAAAATTGTAAGAGCTGTTGGTCCAAGATATTATCAAACTGTTGTAGATGTAAAAATTTCAAAGTAA
- a CDS encoding TenA family transcriptional regulator, producing the protein MNLIKRIDEMIEERSLLKHPFYQMWSDGKLSLDSLAGYSKEYFQLVKAVPSFMTPIIEKAPNSVIKELVENQLEESSHIKSWIKFAGELGISESELTHYNGLEKTRKAVSELSELMITYDGGACAMYAFEKEIPKISQTKLDGLVEFYGISNNEATEYFKLHTEADIRHTASWRNILEKTSSDSNNLIQIADKSISAQNLLLDSCYESYCLSS; encoded by the coding sequence ATGAATCTAATAAAACGAATTGATGAAATGATTGAAGAAAGAAGTTTGTTAAAACACCCGTTCTATCAAATGTGGTCTGATGGAAAATTATCTCTTGACTCTTTAGCTGGATACTCTAAAGAATATTTTCAACTTGTAAAGGCAGTTCCATCGTTTATGACTCCAATTATAGAAAAAGCTCCAAATTCCGTAATCAAGGAACTAGTTGAAAATCAACTCGAAGAATCTTCTCATATTAAATCATGGATTAAATTTGCAGGCGAATTAGGAATTTCTGAATCTGAATTAACTCATTACAATGGATTAGAAAAGACCAGAAAAGCTGTTTCAGAATTATCTGAATTAATGATTACTTATGATGGTGGAGCATGCGCAATGTATGCTTTTGAAAAAGAAATTCCAAAAATAAGCCAAACAAAACTTGATGGCTTGGTAGAATTTTATGGAATATCAAACAATGAGGCTACAGAATACTTTAAACTTCATACCGAAGCTGACATTCGTCATACTGCCTCTTGGAGAAATATCCTTGAAAAAACATCATCTGATTCAAACAACTTGATACAAATTGCAGACAAGTCTATTTCTGCACAAAATTTGTTACTTGATAGTTGTTATGAATCTTATTGTTTAAGCTCATAA
- a CDS encoding transcriptional regulator encodes MDKRKGMGITIFVLCITAFFLYAYLLMLSEWSPIVLQLSILMIAGGILGVVAWIGYVMATTKPSSASISSDD; translated from the coding sequence ATGGATAAGCGTAAAGGCATGGGTATCACAATTTTTGTATTGTGTATTACGGCATTTTTTCTTTATGCATATTTGCTTATGCTATCTGAATGGAGTCCAATTGTTTTACAACTATCAATTTTGATGATTGCAGGTGGAATTCTTGGTGTTGTGGCATGGATTGGCTATGTTATGGCAACAACTAAACCATCATCTGCATCAATCTCATCAGATGATTAA